A stretch of Triticum aestivum cultivar Chinese Spring chromosome 1D, IWGSC CS RefSeq v2.1, whole genome shotgun sequence DNA encodes these proteins:
- the LOC123181494 gene encoding cellulose synthase-like protein D1 gives MGSKGILKNSGSSRVPPHGPSKPPTAPTSAPQVVFGRRTESGRFISYSRDDLDSEISSVDFQDYHVHIPMTPDNQPMEEDGTKADEQYVSSSLFTGGFNSVTRAHVMDKQGPDSDMGRSGPKGSICMVEGCDSKIMRNGRGEDILPCECDFKICVDCFTDAVKGGRGVCPGCKELYKHTEWEEVLSNSSNELTRALSLPHGPGGKMERRLSLVKQGTMNNQSGEFDHNRWLFETKGTYGYGNAIWPDDNVDDDGRNGVPGHPKELMSKPWRPLTRKLQIPAAVISPYRLLVLIRLVALAFFLMWRIKHQNDDAIWLWGMSIVCELWFALSWVLDQLPKLCPINRATDLSVLKEKFETPTPSNPTGKSDLPGIDIFVSTADPEKEPVLVTANTILSILAVDYPVDKLACYVSDDGGALLTFEAMAEAASFANFWVPFCRKHDIEPRNPDSYFNLKRDPFKNKVKADFVKDRRRIKREYDEFKVRVNGLPDSIRRRSDAYHAREEIQAMNLQREKIKAGGDEQFEPVKIPKATWMADSTHWPGTWIHSSQDHARGDHAGIIQVMLKPPSDMPMYGNIEKSPLDFSEVDTRLPMLVYMSREKRPGYDHNKKAGAMNALVRASAIMSNGPFILNLDCDHYVYNSKAFREGMCFMMDRGGDRLCYVQFPQRFEGIDPSDRYANHNTVFFDINMRALDGLQGPVYVGTGCLFRRIALYGFDPPRSKDHSPGFCGCCLPRRRKASASNANPEETMALRMGDFDGDSMNLATFPKKFGNSSFLIDSIPVAEFQGRPLADHPSVKNGRPPGALTIPREILDASIVAEAISVVSCWYEEKTEWGTRVGWIYGSVTEDVVTGYRMHNRGWKSVYCVTQRDAFRGTAPINLTDRLHQVLRWATGSVEIFFSRNNALFASSKMKVLQRIAYLNVGIYPFTSIFLIVYCFLPALSLFSGQFIVQTLNVTFLTYLLIITVTLCLLAMLEIKWSGIALEEWWRNEQFWLIGGTSAHLAAVMQGLLKVVAGIEISFTLTSKQVGDDIDDEFAELYEVKWTSLMIPPLTIIMVNLVAIAVGFSRTIYSTIPQWSKLLGGVFFSFWVLAHLYPFAKGLMGRRGRTPTIVYVWAGLVSITISLLWIAINPPSSAANQQLGGSFSFP, from the exons ATGGGGTCCAAGGGAATCCTCAAGAACAGCGGCTCCAGCCGCGTGCCGCCGCACGGCCCCAGCAAGCCACCGACAGCGCCAACATCGGCGCCGCAGGTGGTCTTCGGGCGGCGAACAGAGTCTGGGCGCTTCATCAGCTACTCGCGCGACGACCTTGACTCAGAGATCAGCAGCGTCGACTTCCAGGACTACCATGTCCACATCCCCATGACGCCCGACAACCAGCCCATGGAGGAGGACGGCACCAAGGCCGACGAGCAGTACGTCTCCAGCTCGCTCTTCACCGGCGGCTTCAACAGCGTCACCCGTGCCCATGTCATGGACAAGCAGGGCCCTGACTCCGACATGGGTCGATCTGGCCCCAAGGGCTCCATCTGCATGGTCGAGGGATGCGACAGCAAGATCATGCGCAATGGCCGTGGGGAGGACATCCTCCCCTGTGAGTGTGACTTCAAAATCTGCGTCGactgcttcaccgacgccgtcaaGGGTGGCCGCGGTGTCTGCCCCGGGTGCAAAGAGCTTTACAAGCACACCGAGTGGGAAGAAGTCCTCTCCAACTCCAGCAATGAGCTGACACGGGCTCTGTCGCTGCCACATGGGCCAGGGGGCAAGATGGAGAGGCGTCTTTCGTTGGTGAAGCAGGGCACTATGAACAACCAGTCCGGTGAGTTTGACCATAACCGCTGGCTCTTTGAGACCAAGGGGACatatggctatggtaatgccatTTGGCCAGACGACAATGTGGACGATGATGGCAGAAATGGAGTACCAGGGCACCCCAAGGAGCTCATGTCTAAACCATGGCGGCCGCTCACCCGCAAGCTCCAGATTCCAGCTGCTGTCATCAGTCCTTACAG GCTCCTTGTCCTCATCCGCTTGGTTGCACTGGCCTTCTTCCTCATGTGGCGTATCAAGCATCAAAATGATGACGCCATCTGGCTCTGGGGAATGTCAATTGTTTGTGAGCTCTGGTTCGCATTGTCATGGGTGTTGGACCAGCTTCCAAAGCTTTGCCCTATCAACCGTGCTACTGATCTCTCTGTGCTTAAAGAAAAGTTTGAGACACCAACGCCGAGCAATCCAACAGGCAAATCTGATCTCCCTGGAATTGATATCTTTGTGTCAACTGCTGATCCAGAAAAGGAGCCGGTCCTGGTCACAGCAAACACAATTCTCTCAATCCTTGCAGTTGACTACCCTGTCGATAAGCTTGCATGTTATGTGTCAGATGATGGAGGGGCACTGCTGACCTTCGAGGCGATGGCTGAGGCAGCAAGCTTTGCTAATTTCTGGGTGCCATTCTGCAGGAAGCATGACATTGAACCCAGGAACCCAGACAGCTACTTCAACCTGAAGAGAGATCCTTTCAAGAATAAGGTGAAGGCCGACTTTGTAAAGGACAGGAGAAGGATCAAGCGTGAGTATGACGAGTTCAAGGTCCGCGTTAACGGCTTGCCAGATTCCATCAGGCGCCGCTCTGATGCATACCATGCCCGTGAGGAAATCCAGGCAATGAATCTTCAAAGGGAAAAGATCAAGGCTGGAGGCGATGAGCAATTTGAGCCAGTGAAGATTCCCAAGGCAACATGGATGGCTGATAGCACTCACTGGCCTGGTACATGGATTCATTCGTCACAAGATCATGCACGTGGTGATCATGCAGGAATCATACAG GTTATGCTGAAACCACCAAGTGACATGCCAATGTATGGGAACATTGAAAAGTCACCTCTTGACTTTTCAGAAGTGGATACAAGACTTCCAATGCTGGTGTACATGTCACGTGAGAAACGTCCGGGATATGATCACAACAAGAAAGCAGGTGCCATGAATGCATTGGTCCGTGCATCAGCCATCATGTCCAATGGCCCCTTCATTCTTAATCTGGACTGTGATCACTACGTTTACAACTCAAAGGCCTTCAGGGAGGGCATGTGCTTCATGATGGACCGTGGTGGTGACCGACTCTGCTATGTGCAGTTTCCTCAGAGGTTTGAAGGCATTGATCCTTCTGACCGGTATGCTAACCACAATACTGTTTTCTTTGATATAAACATGCGTGCTCTTGATGGTCTGCAAGGACCAGTGTATGTCGGCACTGGGTGCCTCTTCCGGCGAATCGCCCTATATGGCTTTGACCCACCTCGTTCCAAGGATCACAGCCCAGGCTTTTGTGGTTGCTGCCTCCCACGACGACGCAAGGCATCTGCTTCCAATGCTAATCCCGAGGAGACAATGGCTCTCCGTATGGGTGATTTTGACGGGGACAGCATGAACCTCGCCACATTCCCGAAGAAGTTTGGAAATTCCAGCTTTCTGATTGACTCCATCCCAGTAGCAGAGTTCCAGGGAAGGCCCTTGGCTGACCATCCATCTGTCAAGAATGGGCGTCCACCTGGTGCTCTAACAATTCCACGTGAAATACTGGATGCATCCATTGTGGCAGAAGCAATCAGTGTAGTTTCATGTTGGTATGAGGAGAAGACAGAGTGGGGCACTCGTGTGGGGTGGATCTATGGATCTGTCACTGAGGATGTTGTGACAGGGTACCGCATGCATAATCGTGGATGGAAGTCAGTGTACTGTGTCACACAGCGTGATGCCTTCCGCGGCACTGCCCCTATCAATCTCACAGATCGTCTTCACCAGGTGCTTCGGTGGGCTACTGGTTCTGTCGAGATCTTTTTCTCTCGGAACAATGCATTGTTTGCCAGCTCCAAAATGAAG GTACTACAAAGGATTGCATACCTCAATGTTGGCATATATCCCTTCACATCCATCTTCCTCATTGTCTACTGCTTCCTTCCAGCACTCTCCCTTTTCTCAGGGCAGTtcattgtgcaaacactcaatgtCACCTTCCTGACATACCTACTTATCATCACCGTCACGCTTTGTCTCCTGGCCATGCTGGAGATCAAGTGGTCTGGAATTGCACTGGAAGAGTGGTGGCGAAATGAACAATTCTGGCTTATTGGTGGAACTAGTGCTCACCTAGCTGCTGTGATGCAAGGTCTACTGAAAGTTGTTGCAGGGATTGAGATCTCATTCACACTCACATCAAAGCAGGTGGGTGACGATATCGATGATGAATTTGCAGAACTCTACGAAGTAAAGTGGACTTCATTGATGATACCACCTCTCACCATCATCATGGTGAACCTTGTTGCCATTGCTGTTGGCTTCAGCCGCACAATTTACAGCACAATCCCGCAATGGAGCAAGCTTCTTGGTGGAGTGTTTTTCAGCTTCTGGGTGCTTGCCCATTTATATCCATTTGCAAAGGGGCTCATGGGCAGGAGAGGCAGGACACCCACCATTGTGTATGTCTGGGCTGGATTAGTTTCCATCACTATTTCATTGCTCTGGATTGCAATCAATCCTCCATCATCAGCTGCCAATCAACAGTTAGGCGGGTCATTCTCTTTCCCTTGA
- the LOC123181495 gene encoding putative pentatricopeptide repeat-containing protein At1g16830 — protein sequence MLHAARRRTPPLPARLAAAFFAAKPQPQPPALSPQIVEAAVSRCPSDALALSFFLWCARRPAYFHPPSSFDRVLPAATRLASRLGTAPALLRELQSLGCPIRPHTFLLLLRLYWRGGLYPLVLHLFDEMPRWGFHHNAFARNVVLDVLLRTGCADDALRFVQGNPSPNYLTYAIVLTHLSRAGDWSGMRVCFTAMLSQGFLPSATSLASVFACCSKAGTMAELMQLLSYALVSGQQLTSAMWTCLIARMCSEGRLSEACQTLGNMVRSGSSPTVVTYTPLVRGLFRAGRHDIASELLGSMASNGCIPDLVMYNVLMDCMMRERRYDEAIDIYLHLHGSQIKPDAYTLSTLVQVLQLSRNIDLLPRLILGSDISYDLVACNSMLSALCKSGFPSEALQFYIDMIGLGIRPDSYSYVGLLDSLCHLGRIDHAVNLYRSVVTSNLDSDAYVHAAILRGLVRRGQNIMAFRILREAVRQNYALDNVCYTIVLHGLFRGHFVQEARDLFDKMKDSGVASNTCTYNVMLRGLCRARDMLAVTQLLTEMEGANVHMDSTSFNVVVVLLVKLQRISSATALIREMLNLGMKLNTKTCWLLSQSIGHRFVLEDSISAESDVSDSTCDLLVCSAS from the coding sequence ATGCTCCACGCCGCACGGAGGCGGACACCGCCGCTCCCTGCCAGgctcgccgccgccttcttcgccgcCAAGCCCCAGCCCCAGCCGCCCGCCCTCTCGCCGCAGATCGTCGAGGCCGCCGTCTCCCGCTGCCCCTCCGACGCCCTCgcgctctccttcttcctctggtgCGCTCGCCGCCCCGCCTACTTCCACCCGCCCTCGTCCTTCGACCGCGTCCTCCCCGCCGCCACGCGCCTCGCGTCCCGCCTCGGCACCGCCCCCGCGCTCCTCCGCGAGCTCCAGAGCCTGGGCTGCCCCATCAGGCCCCACACCTTCCTGCTCCTGCTCAGGCTCTACTGGCGCGGGGGCCTGTACCCGCTCGTGCTccacctgttcgacgaaatgccccgCTGGGGCTTCCACCACAACGCCTTCGCGCGCAATGTCGTCCTCGACGTCCTGCTCAGGACCGGCTGCGCCGACGACGCGCTGCGCTTCGTGCAGGGTAACCCGTCGCCCAACTACCTCACCTATGCCATTGTCCTGACTCATCTCTCCAGAGCCGGGGATTGGTCAGGGATGCGCGTCTGTTTCACAGCTATGCTGAGCCAAGGTTTTCTCCCCAGCGCCACTTCTCTCGCCTCGGTGTTTGCCTGTTGCAGTAAGGCCGGGACCATGGCCGAGCTAATGCAGCTGCTGTCGTATGCGCTTGTCTCGGGCCAGCAGCTCACTTCAGCCATGTGGACGTGTCTCATCGCTCGTATGTGCAGTGAGGGAAGGCTAAGCGAGGCCTGTCAAACCCTGGGAAATATGGTGCGTTCTGGCTCTTCTCCCACGGTGGTGACTTACACACCGCTTGTCAGAGGTCTCTTCCGAGCTGGGAGGCATGACATTGCCAGTGAGCTCTTGGGATCCATGGCATCCAACGGTTGCATCCCTGACCTTGTTATGTATAATGTTCTGATGGACTGCATGATGAGGGAGAGGAGGTACGATGAGGCCATAGACATCTACCTACATCTTCATGGGAGCCAGATAAAGCCGGATGCATACACTTTGTCTACTTTGGTTCAGGTATTGCAGTTGTCACGGAACATAGATCTTCTCCCTAGGTTAATCCTGGGCTCGGATATCTCTTATGATCTTGTGGCTTGCAATTCTATGCTGAGTGCTCTGTGCAAGTCAGGGTTTCCATCTGAAGCCCTTCAGTTCTACATTGATATGATTGGTTTGGGCATCAGGCCAGACAGCTACAGTTATGTTGGATTGTTGGATAGTTTGTGTCACTTGGGAAGGATAGATCATGCAGTCAACCTTTACCGCAGTGTTGTCACAAGCAATCTTGATTCAGACGCCTACGTCCATGCAGCCATCCTCCGTGGCCTTGTTAGAAGGGGCCAGAACATAATGGCATTTAGGATTCTCAGGGAGGCTGTGCGTCAAAATTATGCACTTGATAACGTGTGCTACACCATTGTTCTGCATGGTCTATTCCGAGGTCATTTTGTTCAAGAGGCTCGCGATTTGTTTGACAAGATGAAGGATTCAGGAGTTGCTTCCAACACTTGTACATACAATGTAATGCTTCGTGGACTGTGTAGAGCCAGGGATATGCTTGCAGTCACGCAGTTACTAACAGAAATGGAAGGCGCCAATGTTCATATGGATAGTACCTCATTCAACGTGGTAGTTGTGCTCTTAGTGAAATTGCAGCGCATCAGTTCGGCAACAGCTTTGATAAGAGAAATGCTCAATCTAGGCATGAAACTTAACACCAAAACTTGCTGGTTACTTTCTCAATCAATTGGTCATAGATTCGTTTTGGAGGATTCTATCAGTGCTGAAAGTGATGTGTCTGACTCAACATGCGATCTGCTTGTATGCTCAGCTTCATAG
- the LOC123181497 gene encoding 26S proteasome non-ATPase regulatory subunit 13 homolog B gives MALQYVEAQRQARPDLADWYADLADLYQRKLWHQLTLKLDQFLQIPAAQTGDTLIQLYNNFISDFETKINLLKLAQFAVIGSRQYPDKDAAITFLEGIITKLRETRELRINEPILHVKMQIAAIHLDKGNHKECKNLLEEGKTTLDGMTDVDPTVHASFYWISSQYHKSLQEFAEFYKNALLYLAYTTVGSLSESFKLDLAFDLSLAALLGDNIYNFGELLAHPIINSLIGTKVEWVYHMLQAFNTGNLALYQELCGVHNAALSAQPALVQNEQKLLEKINILCLMEIIFSRPSEDRTIPLSVIAKQTKLSTSKVECLLMKSLSVHLIEGIIDEVDSTVHVSWVQPRVLGIPQVKALRERLDSWVGKVHTTLLSIEAETPDLVAA, from the exons ATGGCGCTGCAGTACGTGGAGGCGCAGCGGCAGGCGCGGCCGGACCTCGCCGACTGGTACGCCGACCTCGCCGACCTCTACCAGCGCAAGCTCTGGCACCAGCTCACCCTCAAGCTCGACCAATTCCTCCAGATCCCGGCCGCACAG ACTGGCGACACGCTCATACAGCTCTACAACAATTTCATCTCCGATTTCGAAACAAAAATCAATTTGCTCAAACTCGCCCAGTTCGCGGTCATAGGGTCGCGCCAATATCCCGACAAGGATGCCGCCATCACCTTCCTCGAGGGGATAATCACAAAGCTTCGTGAGACCAGGGAGCTGCGGATCAATGAGCCTATCCTTCACGTCAAGATGCAGATCGCGGCAATTCACCTCGACAAAGGGAACCACAAGGAGTGCAAGAACCTGCTGGAGGAAGGGAAGACCACCCTGGATGGCATGACTGATGTGGATCCAACAGTCCACGCTAGCTTCTACTGGATATCGTCTCAGTACCATAAGTCGCTCCAAGAGTTTGCTGAGTTCTATAAGAACGCACTTCTCTATCTGGCCTACACAACCGTAGGGTCCCTCTCAGAGTCATTCAAGCTG GACTTGGCATTTGACCTTTCCCTTGCAGCCTTGCTGGGGGACAACATCTACAACTTCGGGGAATTGTTAGCTCACCCTATT ATCAATAGTCTTATTGGGACCAAGGTGGAGTGGGTCTATCACATGTTACAAGCGTTCAACACCGGCAACCTAGCTCTCTACCAAGAGCTTTGTGGGGTTCACAATGCTGCTCTTAGTGCACAGCCTGCATTggtgcagaatgaacagaaactgcTTGAGAAGATCAATATTCTGTGTCTGATGGAGATAATCTTCAG CCGGCCATCAGAAGATAGAACTATCCCATTAAGTGTTATTGCCAAGCAGACTAAGCTTTCAACCAGCAAAGTGGAATGTCTTCTTATGAAGAGCCTCTCG GTTCATCTCATAGAAGGAATCATCGATGAAGTTGACAGCACGGTTCATGTTTCGTGGGTCCAGCCTAGAGTACTTGGCATCCCACAGGTGAAGGCGTTGCGTGAGCGCCTGGACTCGTGGGTAGGCAAAGTGCATACCACGCTGTTGTCCATCGAGGCAGAGACCCCCGATCTCGTGGCGGCTTAG